The window GTGGTCGCGCAGCAGCTGGCGCTCGGCGCGCAGCAGCTTCTGGCGCTTGATGAAAGTAGCCAGGGTCATCTTGCGCTCGTTGTGGAAGGTGCGCGAAATGTGGCAGCGGCTGAGCTGGAAGCGCTCGGCCAGTTTTTTGATGGTCAGGTCGGCGATTCTGTCTTCGGGTAATTGAACCACGTAGCGGAAGATGTCGTCGGTGATGTTCTTGTTTCTCACTGCCTCTCCTCTCTCCATAGATATGCCCTTGCCAAGCAAGTGGCTTGCCAAAATAACAGGACCAAACGGAAACCATTAATGGGAAAGGCTTTTCACATGAATGCGCTGATTATAAATTGCGGCCGGCCAACTTAAAATGTCCCGTTTTGAAACAGCGGTTGTCCCGTTTTGCTACATAATAGCGGCGACAAGGTCGGGGTTCTGTTGAAAAACAGGAGGAAAAAATTTAAAATGCCCGCATGAAACAAAAGCTCCTGTTCATCAACTGCTACCGGGAGGAGGCCGAAAAGAAATTTGAAGCTTACCGGGACTGGCTGCACGCCGGGGCGGAAGCGGCCGGAATGGCGCTGGAGATCGCGGTCTTTGCCGATCGGGATCCCTTCCCGTCCGGTTCCGAGCCGGCCGTGACGATTGTTTCCGGGTCGCAGAAGATGGTGGCCGCCGGCGAGGTTGAACCCGGGTTGCGCCGTTTTTTGGCGGCGATGCGCCGTCCGCTGCTGGGCATTTGCTACGGCCATCAGGCTTTGGCCGCAGCCTTCGGCGCCTGCGTTAAAAAGGGCGCGCAGGCGCACCTGGGAAACGAAGAGCTCCTCCTGATCCGCTCGGAGGGGATCTTCCTCGATTTCCCCCGGGTTTTCAAAATGGCCGAAAGCCACGAGGAGATCGTGGCCGACGACCGGGCCCTGTCGGCGAATTTCAATCTCCTGGCCGTGAACGCCGCCAATCAGGTCGAGGCGATCGCTCACCGGCAATTCCCCCTGTTTGGTGTGCAGTTCCATCCGGAAAAGTCGGGAGAGTTTGGGATTAAGTTGTTGGCAAATTTTTTAAAGATGTTAGAATAAAACAGAGTAGGGGCGACCGGCCACCTTCGGTGACATACTCTCACTATGATTTCAACCAGTCATTAAATTGTTGAAATCATTTAGTGAAAGTATACCATCACTAGATGTTTTCAGCATATGGGGGAAATTACTGAAAACATAGTGATGGTAGACAAATCAAATTCGCCAAAGTTGGTGAATGATTTGTGCTGCCGGGTCGCCCTTACCCATTGTGGAATTTATTTTTTAATGATTTTCAGCGCTTCCTCTGCCGCCGCCAGCAGCGGCGCGGTTGAAAGCTCTTCGCCCACGGCGTTCTTCAGCCACAGCTGAGGAATCAGGCGCCCGGCCTGGCACATGCGCTCCATTTCCGCGCCCAGGGACTTGCCGGCCAGGAATCCTTCCAGCTGGAACTCGACCAGGTGCCCGAGTGGATAGTCGGGCAGGTACAGGGCGGCGTCGATCATGTGCGAGTAGCTGGCCAGGATGACCTGGTCGCGGACGCCGAAGAGGTCGGCGTAGTATTGGTTCCATACGTCGCGGGCGATGGCCAGCACCGATTTACGCAGGGCGGCCGGGGTGGCGTCGGGCTTCTGGTACAGCCACTCCCAGACCTTCATGTCAACCAACGCCACGCCCATGATCTCGTAGGTCATCCACAAGGTATCCAGGGCCTTGAGCTGCTCGGCGTGCCGGTCCTCGTTCTTCAGGCCCAGGACCTCCAGGTCGCGGTTCTGGAAAATGAAGGCGAAGGCCTCGCTGATCGCCGTGTTGGGCACACCGGCCATCAGGTAAGAATCGACTTTTTGCAGGCTCAGGGTCTGCTCGACGCAGTGGCCCAGCTCGTGCATGGCCACCTGGAAGCCCTGGTAATTCATGCCCCCGGCGGGGACGCGCGTGCGCAGGCGCGACTTTTCCCCCTTCATCAGCGGCCCCCAGGCGTGGCCGGCGCCGCGGGCCGGGTCGACCACGATGCGGCTGGCCAGGAAATCGGCGCTCTTGGCCGTGAATCCCAGCTGCTGCAGGATGTTGCGCATGTCCTTTTCAAAGGCCTTGAAATCGGGATATTTCTGGCTCACCCGCCGGTCCAGCTCGCTTTCGGCGATCCGGCCCCGGGCCTTGAAGCCGTCGTACCAGATGTCGAACGGCTGCAGTTTCCGGCCCAGGCGCTTCTGGACCAGGGCGGCGACCGCCTTCACCGGGGCCGAGGTCAACACCTCGGCGAAAAGCGTTTCCACGGTGACGGCCGGCAGCTCCCGTTCCAGTTCGAATTTTCTCTGCGCGTAACTTGGCAAACTGGGGAAAAAGGGGTCGAAGTCTTTCAGGGCCTTGAAGATGTCCAACAGGTGCAGATAGCGGGAGTCGGGTTCGGGAGTCCAGCCGATCTCCTTGTTATCCTTGAAAACCTTGTTGCTGAACGGGTTCCAACGAAACTCGCCGCGGTTGACCATCGGCTGGGGGATGTCCTGCTGGACAATGCGCTTGAGCACTTCGTAGATCATCTCCTGCCCGGCCAATCCCTTACGGTCGGCGTAGAGGGCCTTGATCCGGTCGCGCAGCCCCCAGTGGCTGATCAGCTTCAGGTTTTCCGGGAAAAGGGTTTTCTGGTGGTTGTCGACCAGGCTGCCCATGAAGATGTTGTATTCGGCGATGTAGGTTTCGGCTTCGCTGATGGCAACGGCCGCTTTCTGGTTCAAGCGGGCCGGGAGGCGCGACAGGAACAGGTCGCCGCAACGGGCGTAGGCCCAGTCCTGGCGGCTCCAGCTGGGCCCCAGCTCGGTCTTTTCCGCCAGGGTGTAGCTGGGGAAATTGAGCAGGACCTCGAAGGCGATCTTGCCGGCGAACATGTCCTCGCTCAGGTGGGCGAAAGGGTCGAACTGGCCGAAGCGTTCGTCGCTGGGGGAAATTTCACCCCAGTCGAGCTGCAGGGGCTTTTTCAGCTCCAGGCTGACCTGGTTCAGGTGCCCGTACAGGACCTCGAAAATCCTTTCCAGGCGCTTGCACAAGGCCTGCAGGCGCTCGGGGCTGCCGATGAAACTTTCACGGCAGAATTTGGCGTAGGCCTCGGCGCTGCCGTCCTCGGCGCGCCAGAATGCGGCTACCTGCTGCAGCCCCTTGTCGATGCGTGCCTTGCTGGCTTCGCCGTATTTCGTCAGCAGGAAACTGCGCACCTCATCCTGGGTCTCCTTGTCGATGACCATGGTTTGCCCCCCCAATGTGACGAAAAAAATCAATATCAGCACTATTTTTAGGAAAAAACTATTGCTTTTCAACTGGGCCTCCCAGGGCTTTAATTTAGCATGAGGGCAGCAGAAAATCAAGGCAAAAAGTGAAGGAGCTTGGTTAACGGCGTACGGTATACGGTGGACGGCAAAGAAAGACGATATGGAATTCTTTTTAAATCGGCAATATAAAACCTTCGCTCTCTGCCGGAGAAATTCCTTTTCTTTATTATCTTTATCTGCCCGTACGCCGTCAACCGTCGGCCGTCTACCCAGTTTCTTTCATGTTCTCCCTGGAAAACTTGAGCTCGGTCGCGTAAAAAAGCACTTTGCTCCACTGGCGGCAGAGAATATGGAACTGCTGCCACAGAAAGACGAGCAGCAGCCAAAGCGGGCGGTCCTTGGGCAGGATGCGCGCGACCTCCAGGTAGAGAAACATCAGCGCCACCAGGACCAGCCCGGCCAGCAGAAAAAGGCTCCAGGCACTGAAAAAGCGCCGGCCGAGGAAGCGGGCCGTCCGCTTGATCTCCTGCCAGACCTTTTTGCGGCCGTTGGCGACCAAGCCGATCTTGACGTAGTCGAAGAACATGGACACGACCGTCAGCAGCAACACCAGCGCCAGCAAACGCAGGTTGCTGACGATCAAGGCCAGCCATTCGGTTGGAGCCCGGCGGTCGATAATTTCGAGGAGGGCTTTGATCAGGGAAAAGCCGATCCCCACGAACACCAGGTAAACCGGGATGGAAGCGAGGAACAGCCGCAGCAAGCTCCAGAAATGGAGGCCGCAGTCTTGGAAAAAATCGGCCAGCGTTGTTTTACCCCCCGGGCGGTTCAGGCAGCCGATGACGCCGCCGTTGAGAAAGACGGTCAGGAGAAGGTACAGGGCTATCGCCAGCAGCATGGAACCGAAAACCGTCGGGGCGACGTTCATGTAGCGGTAGATGAAATCGCCCAGCCAGAAGATATCGAGCTTGTGCAGCATCCGCTCACCCGAGAAAGAATGGGACATGTGTTTCATCATCAGGAAAAAGAACGGGCCGACGGCAAACAGCGAGAACAGGAGATTGACGGCCCACAGCCTGAAGGCCAGGCGGCCCTTTTTGAAGCTGATGCCAACCCCAGCGATCATTATTTTAAGGTTTCCCATGGTGCACTCCTTAGCTCAGGCTGCCGGCGAATTGCAGCAGGTTCTGTATCCAGAAGAGCAGCTTGCTGGTCCAGCGCATGGTGCCGGACAGGCGCGCCTTGACGATGAAGCTGTTGTTGCTCAGGTCGCGGTCGATGAGGAACACGTTGTCGGGGTCAACCTGGGCGTACTTGACCTTGCTGGCGCCAATAAAGCTGAATTCGGCCCAGCTGCCCTGGCCGTCCCAATATTCGGTCTTTTGCGAGCCGTCTTCGAAACCGATAACGACCTTTATCCGCACGCCCGGGCCGGGCCGGGCGTCGCCGAGGCGCCGCAGCCGCACCAGCGAGCGGTAGACGGGTTTCTTGTTCTTGCGGTCCAGCTCGCGGGCCGCCCGCGACGTGATCTCGGTCTTCTTCCCCTTTTCATCGAACACGCCGCGGCTGGTCATGATCTCGCTCGACGTGACGCTGTCGACGGCGTAGTCCCATTCGGCGGTACCGAAGAACAGTTCATCGAAAAACCAGTTCAGCTCCCGGCCGCTGACTTCGTTGGCCGTGGCGATGAAGTCGGCGGTGGTCGGATGCTTGAAGCGGAAGCGGCTGTGGAAGGCGCGCATGACGCGCAGCATGGCCTCCTTGCCGATGAGGTTTTCCAGTGTGTCCAGGCTGATCCCCGTCCGCATGTAGACGTTCATGGCGTAGCTCATCGGGTCGTAGAATTTCCAGGAGACGGTGACGATCGGATCGTAGGTGACAGCCTGGATGGCCGCCATGCGGTCCAATTCCAGGTCGGCGTACTTGAACGGGCCGCTGTAGCGGGTCAGGGGGATGCCGGCCAGGACCAGGGGGACGCTGCCGGGGCCGTAGGCCTTGGCCAGGACCTTGCCGGTGGAATAGGTGTTGATGCCCTCGTCCAGCCAGGCCTCCTCGAACTCGTTACTGGCCGACAGGCCGTACCAGTAGCCGTGGCCGAACTCGTGAACGATCACCATCTCGGGATCGTTGGCCTGCGGGCTGGGCAGGACCTGGGTGCCGGCGGTGAAGATGGTCTGGTATTCCATGCCGCCGCTGCCGCTGCGGAAGGGCGGGTCGATCAACGTGACCTGTTCGTAGGGGTAGGCCCCGTACCAGAGGCCGTAATACTTCAGGGCCGTGCGCAGCGCCTTGAAATGGCGGTCAATCTGGCCGCGGTGCTCGGGGTTGATCAGCAGGATCATCTTGACGTCGCGCAGCTTGACCGCCTCGATGGGCAGCCTCAGCGTCGAGGCGATCTCGCGGTATTCCTGGGCGCTGACCTCGCGGTCGGCGACGAAGTCGCGCACGATCTTGAGGTAATCGGGGTCGGCGGTCCAGGCAAAATCGTGGATGCGCTCCTGCTCGTAGGTGACGGTGGTCGTGCCGCGTTTTTTGTCG is drawn from Candidatus Aminicenantes bacterium and contains these coding sequences:
- a CDS encoding gamma-glutamyl-gamma-aminobutyrate hydrolase family protein (Members of this family of hydrolases with an active site Cys residue belong to MEROPS family C26.); this translates as MKQKLLFINCYREEAEKKFEAYRDWLHAGAEAAGMALEIAVFADRDPFPSGSEPAVTIVSGSQKMVAAGEVEPGLRRFLAAMRRPLLGICYGHQALAAAFGACVKKGAQAHLGNEELLLIRSEGIFLDFPRVFKMAESHEEIVADDRALSANFNLLAVNAANQVEAIAHRQFPLFGVQFHPEKSGEFGIKLLANFLKMLE
- a CDS encoding M1 family metallopeptidase, whose product is MKKAKIFLAFLALVLPIIAQASADPLQYEIWVTLDPAQKMLQGRETISWTNTSRDAVPDIWFHLYWNAFKNEKSALMSEALHDDPSGTFHGDTRVKDGGWGWIDVEKFSLADGTDLTGAMQFMTPDEPRQGDDQTVMRVLLPKPLLPGETLKMELAFKAKVPKTIRRSGYYHNGYFIGQWFPKPGVYQEGKGWNCHQYHLNSEFFADFAGFRVHITVPSEYVVGAAGKETARSSDKKRGTTTVTYEQERIHDFAWTADPDYLKIVRDFVADREVSAQEYREIASTLRLPIEAVKLRDVKMILLINPEHRGQIDRHFKALRTALKYYGLWYGAYPYEQVTLIDPPFRSGSGGMEYQTIFTAGTQVLPSPQANDPEMVIVHEFGHGYWYGLSASNEFEEAWLDEGINTYSTGKVLAKAYGPGSVPLVLAGIPLTRYSGPFKYADLELDRMAAIQAVTYDPIVTVSWKFYDPMSYAMNVYMRTGISLDTLENLIGKEAMLRVMRAFHSRFRFKHPTTADFIATANEVSGRELNWFFDELFFGTAEWDYAVDSVTSSEIMTSRGVFDEKGKKTEITSRAARELDRKNKKPVYRSLVRLRRLGDARPGPGVRIKVVIGFEDGSQKTEYWDGQGSWAEFSFIGASKVKYAQVDPDNVFLIDRDLSNNSFIVKARLSGTMRWTSKLLFWIQNLLQFAGSLS